The proteins below come from a single Dasypus novemcinctus isolate mDasNov1 chromosome 22, mDasNov1.1.hap2, whole genome shotgun sequence genomic window:
- the LOC101421813 gene encoding olfactory receptor 6S1-like has translation MDHKNKTSVTEFILLGFQNENGVEFLLFCVFLLMYMTSVIGNTIIILFVCCDYRLHSPMYFFVANLSFLEVAITSTVVPKMLSNTFSLTKAISFVGCLTQSIFYFLLGSTEFFILAIMSFDRYVAICIPLRYAIIMNKQTCIMMLLGSYVGAFSSMLAPSILTAPLIFCGPNKIHHFFCDRAPVLKLACVDISMAELADFISSAVLLLGSLLLTGVSYTYIVITVLKIPSVQGRQKAFSTCVSHLTVVTLYYGSSIFLYVRPKKGNAVDINKFATVLNTIVTPMLNPFIYSLRNEKVKESLRDAFKKCVYSIKNLRYQK, from the coding sequence ATGGatcacaaaaacaaaaccagcgTCACTGAGTTCATCCTTCTAGGGTTTCAGAATGAGAACGGAGTAGAATTTCTTCTCTTCTGTGTGTTCCTGCTCATGTACATGACCTCTGTGATTGGCAACACCATCATCATCCTATTCGTGTGTTGTGACTACCGTCTGCATTCACCCATGTATTTCTTTGTAGCCAACCTTTCCTTCCTTGAGGTTGCCATCACATCCACAGTGGTGCCTAAGATGCTATCCAACACTTTTTCACTCACCAAAGCAATATCCTTTGTTGGCTGTCTCACTCAGTCAATCTTCTATTTTCTCCTGGGATCCACAGAATTCTTTATCCTTGCCATCATGTCCTTTGACAGATATGTTGCCATTTGCATCCCACTAAGGTATGCCATCATCATGAACAAGCAGACATGTATAATGATGCTTCTGGGGTCctatgtgggtgcattttcatcAATGTTGGCTCCATCTATCTTAACTGCTCCCCTTATCTTTTGTGGGCCAAATAAAATCCATCACTTCTTCTGTGACAGAGCCCCAGTGTTGAAGCTGGCTTGTGTAGATATCTCTATGGCTGAGCTGGCAGATTTCATTTCCTCTGCTGTGTTACTCTTAGGTTCCTTGCTTCTTACCGGAGTGTCTTACACCTATATTGTCATCACTGTCCTTAAGATTCCCTCTGTCCAGGGACGACAAAAAGCATTCTCCACTTGTGTTTCTCATCTTACAGTGGTTACACTTTACTATGGTAGCTCAATCTTCCTCTATGTCCGCCCCAAAAAGGGCAATGCAGTGGACATTAACAAATTTGCCACAGTGCTCAACACCATTGTAACACCAATGTTGAACCCTTTCATCTACAGCCTCCGTAATGAAAAAGTTAAAGAATCCCTGAGAGATGCCTTCAAAAAGTGTGTATATAGCATAAAAAATTTAAGAtatcaaaaataa